The window CGCCGATTGTTTTCGGACCTCAATATTACGGTTGAGTCGGGGACGCTATTGGCGGTCGTGGGGGAGAACGGCAGCGGAAAGACCAGCCTGCTCCGTATTTTCTCCAGCTTGTTGCCGCCAGAAGATGGTTCCGTACGATGGGAAGGGCAGGATATCCATCAACTCAAAGAACTCTATTCGGCCAAGCTGATGTATCTCGGGCACCTCAACGGGATCAAAGACGATCTCACGGCAGTCGAAAATCTAATGAGTTCTATGGCTCTCGCCGGGGAGCCCTGTTCGGAACGTGGAGCTAAGGAGGCGTTAGAGGCGATTGGGCTGAAG is drawn from Nitrospira sp. and contains these coding sequences:
- the ccmA gene encoding cytochrome c biogenesis heme-transporting ATPase CcmA, coding for MLQAVALSCRRGERRLFSDLNITVESGTLLAVVGENGSGKTSLLRIFSSLLPPEDGSVRWEGQDIHQLKELYSAKLMYLGHLNGIKDDLTAVENLMSSMALAGEPCSERGAKEALEAIGLKRLVHRLPSKVLSQGQKRRVALARLWLSTRPLWLLDEPFTSLDAASTNVVTQRFLMHLQRGGLVVVVTHQEIALPTERLQQLRLTG